The genomic window GAATGCCGACCGAAATCTCCGTCGGCGGCATCGGAATCGGCGTCGGCTCGGCAAGCTCGTCGAGCAGGGCGGTCGGGTTCTTGCCGAGCAGGACCGCAAGGCTCAGCAGGCTGTCGCGAATCTCCGCGTCGATCGAAGGCAGCTCCGCCTGCGTGGTTGCGAGGTTGGTCTCCGCTTGAGCGACGTCGAGACGCGGGGCCGCGCCCTCGTTGGCACGGACCTGTGTGAGCTCCAGGCTTTGGCTTTGGATCTCGATGTTCCGTTCGGCAATCTCGCGTCTGGCCTGGGCGGTGCGCAGGCGGACGTAGTCGGTTGCGACTTGAGCCGCGATCAGAACGCGCACGTCGCGCAGGTCTTCCACCGACGCGGCAAGGTCCGCGTCCGCCGACTCCACGAGCCGGCCGATGCGTCCCCAGACGTCCAGCTCCCACCCGAAAACGCCGCCGATCGACGCGGTTTCGAACGACTCGGCGTTGGGCGTCTGGGGAAAGCCGTTTGCCCCGGCACGCTCCCAGTTGTACGAGCCCGTGCCGTCGATGTCTGGAAACAGCTCCGCCACGGCTCGCCCGCGGAGTGCCGCGAAGCGACGCACGTTCTGGAACGCGGTCGCGAGATCGAGGTTGGATTCGAAGGCTTCCTCGATCAGTCCAGTGAGCACCGGATCGCCGAGTTCGAGCCACCACGTTTCGATCGTCTCGGGCGTCGCCTGGTTGAACAGTGCCTCGCCGCTTCCGGCCCAGGCGGCGTCGGTCTCGAACTCGGGCCGGACGTAGTTTGGACCCACTCGGCAACCAGCCAGCGTGACCGACAGTGTGGCGGCGATGAGCGTTGCGGCGTACCGGCTCATGATGCCACCTTCATGCCGAGCTTCTCGGCGAAGAAGACGTAGATCGTCGGAATGACCAGCAGCGTGAGCACCGTCGACAGGCTCAGTCCGCCGATCATCGCCCACGACATGCCGGCCCACATCGGTCCGCCAAAGAGCGCCAGCGGCAGCAGTCCGCCGACGGTCGTGAGCGTCGTGAGCAGAATCGGCTTCATCCGGACGAGCCCCGACTTGGCCACCGCGTCGCGAAGCTCGGCACCTTCGGCGACCATGGACTCGATGAAGTCGATCAGCACGATCGCGTTGTTGATCACCGTCCCGCCGAGTGCCACCACGCCCAGCAGCGGCATGAACCCGAGCGGCCAACCGCTGAAGAACAGCCCGAGCATGGCCCCGATGAGTGCCAGCGGAAACGCCGTCAGCACCACAAGCGGCTTGATGACCGAGTTGTACTGAATCAGCAGCACCACGAAGATCAGCACCACGCTGATCATGAACGCGACGCTCACGGCCTCCTGCGCTTCGATGGTCTGTTCGGCCTCGCCGCCGACTTCGAGCCGGTAGCCCAGCGGCAACTGTTCGACCATCGGCGAGATTCGTTCGCCGACCTCCGATGTGACGTTGTTCGCCAGGAACCCGTCGGCGACCTGGGCCCCGATTGTCAGGCACCGCTCCCGGTTGTACCGGCCGATGGTGCCCGGCTCCAGACCACTGCCGATGTCGGCCAGCGCGGTGAGCGGGATGGTTCCGCCGGGCGCACGGATGGACGCCAGATCAAGACTCTCGATCGAGCTTCGCTGACTCTCGTCGAGTCGCAGGACGACGTCGACGAGGTGATCCCCTTCGCGAAGGGTCGTTAACACACCGCCGCCGTAGAGCAGGTCGAGCTGTTCGGAAATGGACCGACTCGTGACGCCCGCGAGGTAAGCGCGATCAGGATCGATCTCCAAATCGACAGTGTTGACCAGATCGCCCCAATCGTCTTGCGGCGTGATGGTGCCATTGACCTGGTCGTACTCGGCAAGCATCTGCCGACCGACATCGCGCATGACGTCGAGCTCGCGTCCGATGAATCGATGCTCGACCGGGTTGTCGATCGGCGGGCCGGTCATGAAGGGTCGGACGTCGATCTGCGCGCCGGGAATGTCCATCACCGCCCGTCGCAGCTCGTCAACCCACGGCCGGCTGACCTCGGGATTCGAGGTGTTGACCAGGATCATCGCGTAGTTCGGGACGCTGTGCTCCGGGTCGAGCGACAGGATCATCCGCGGGCCGCCATTGCCGACGAAAGTGGTCGTGCTGATAAGTCGGTCAGACCCGTCCTCGGTCTGGTTGCTCGTGTCGAGGATGAGGTTCTCGACTTTGGCGGCGATCTCTTCGGTGGCTTCGAGCGACGTGCCGACAGGCGTGTTGACGTGGACGAAGAACTGATCCCGCACGCCGCCCGGGAAGAACGCCGTCCCGACGACCGGCATCAACCCCAGCGACATCGCCACCGCAAGGCCGGCCGCTCCGAGCGTGATCGCCCGATACTGCACACAGCGATGGATCAGCGACGTGTAGATCTGACCAACTCTGCTCGTCTCCTTCGACTCTTTGGGCTTTGGCCGCAAAATCCACGAGCACATCAGCGGCGTGACCGTCATCGCGACGAAGTAGCTGCTGAGCAGCGTCGCCGAGACGACGATCGGCAGGCTCCGCATGTACTCGCCCTTGGCACCGGTGATCGTCAGCATCGGCAGGAACGCGCCGACGGTCGTGAGCGTCGATGACAAGATGGACCGGCCGAGACCGTTGGCCCCTTCGATCGCTGCCTCTTCGCGATCCATGCCCTCGTTCATGAGCCGCTGCGCGTTGTCGGTCACGACGATCGCGTTGTCGACCACCATGCCGAGAACGATGATCAGCGAGGCGATCGCAAACTGCTCCAACTCAACGCCGAACTGCGGCACGATGGCCAAGGCCGAGATCATGCAGAGCGGAATCGCCGTCGCCATGACGAGCGCGGGTCGCCAGCCCATCATGAGGAACGCGACCAGCAGCACGATGAGGATCGCCTGCCACAGGCTCTCGATGAAATCGGCGATCAGGCCGCTCACCTGGCGCGGCAGGTCGTTGACACGCGTGACGGCCAGCCCGTCGGGTAGCGACGTCTCTTTGAACTGATCGACGACTGCCTGAATCTCCTCGCCGAGCTGGACGACGTTTTCGCCAGTCTTCATCGTGATGCCGAGCAGCACGGCCCGCTCGGAGCGAACGTCGGGCGTGGCGAACCGAACGCCGGTCGAACGCGGCTCTTCGGCACCGCGAACCACGTCGAACGGCAGATCGCGAATGGTGACGTTTCGCGACTCGTCGACGGAGCGAACCGGCACGTTGAGGATGTCTTCCGTCGTCACCAACTCGCCGGTCGGCCGGATCGGGAATCGACGCTCGTCGGTCACGAGCATCGCGCCGCTGTTGGCGATGTTGCGACGATCAATGGCGGTGGCGAGCTCGTCGCGTGTGAGGTCGAGCTTCGACCACTCGACTGCGTCGATTTCCAGCCGAATCGTCTCGTCCGGTACGCCGACCGTCAGAACGCTCGCGACGGCCTCGATGCGTTTGAGCTCTTTTTCCAGACCGGAGGCGACCAGCTCCAACTCGCGATAAGTGAAGCTGCCGGGCTCGGCCGACTCGTCGAGGTGGATGACGAGGCAGACCGATGCCACATCGCCGAAGTCGGAGTTGACGAAAGGCTGACCGCATCCTTCGGGGAGTGTCCCGCGGACCATGTCGACCTTGTCGCGAATGAGGTCGAAGGTCTGGTCGAGCGTGTCTTCCATCACGCTGTCGAGCAGCGTGATGTCGATGCGCGAGTAGCCGGTCCGCGACATGCTCTCGATGGTGTCGACGTCTTCGAGCTGGGCGATGACGTCTTCGAGCGGATCGGTGACGAGCTCTTCCACGCGTGTCGCCGACGCGCCGGGCCAGTAGGTCTCGACGAGGGCGGCTCGAATGGTGATGCGCGGGTCCTCGCGCCGTGGCATCGACTGAAACGCAAGGATTCCAGCGACCACCACAATGAACGCGAACACCAGCGTCACCGGCCGGTGCGTGAGCGCGAGCTTCGGCAGGTTCATGGCGTGGCCCCGCCTTCCGATGCGCGGACAGCGTCACCGTCGGACAGGTATTGCATGCCCTGAACCACCACCGTGTCTCCCTCAGCAAGTCCCTCAGCAATGACGCGGCTGGAACCGCCCGACGTTTCGGCGACGTCGACGACGATCGACTGGGCCACGCCGTCGCGGACCACGAAGACCAGCCGCTCGCCCGTCCGTCGAATCACGGCCGATGTCGGCAGCC from Planctomycetota bacterium includes these protein-coding regions:
- a CDS encoding efflux RND transporter permease subunit translates to MNLPKLALTHRPVTLVFAFIVVVAGILAFQSMPRREDPRITIRAALVETYWPGASATRVEELVTDPLEDVIAQLEDVDTIESMSRTGYSRIDITLLDSVMEDTLDQTFDLIRDKVDMVRGTLPEGCGQPFVNSDFGDVASVCLVIHLDESAEPGSFTYRELELVASGLEKELKRIEAVASVLTVGVPDETIRLEIDAVEWSKLDLTRDELATAIDRRNIANSGAMLVTDERRFPIRPTGELVTTEDILNVPVRSVDESRNVTIRDLPFDVVRGAEEPRSTGVRFATPDVRSERAVLLGITMKTGENVVQLGEEIQAVVDQFKETSLPDGLAVTRVNDLPRQVSGLIADFIESLWQAILIVLLVAFLMMGWRPALVMATAIPLCMISALAIVPQFGVELEQFAIASLIIVLGMVVDNAIVVTDNAQRLMNEGMDREEAAIEGANGLGRSILSSTLTTVGAFLPMLTITGAKGEYMRSLPIVVSATLLSSYFVAMTVTPLMCSWILRPKPKESKETSRVGQIYTSLIHRCVQYRAITLGAAGLAVAMSLGLMPVVGTAFFPGGVRDQFFVHVNTPVGTSLEATEEIAAKVENLILDTSNQTEDGSDRLISTTTFVGNGGPRMILSLDPEHSVPNYAMILVNTSNPEVSRPWVDELRRAVMDIPGAQIDVRPFMTGPPIDNPVEHRFIGRELDVMRDVGRQMLAEYDQVNGTITPQDDWGDLVNTVDLEIDPDRAYLAGVTSRSISEQLDLLYGGGVLTTLREGDHLVDVVLRLDESQRSSIESLDLASIRAPGGTIPLTALADIGSGLEPGTIGRYNRERCLTIGAQVADGFLANNVTSEVGERISPMVEQLPLGYRLEVGGEAEQTIEAQEAVSVAFMISVVLIFVVLLIQYNSVIKPLVVLTAFPLALIGAMLGLFFSGWPLGFMPLLGVVALGGTVINNAIVLIDFIESMVAEGAELRDAVAKSGLVRMKPILLTTLTTVGGLLPLALFGGPMWAGMSWAMIGGLSLSTVLTLLVIPTIYVFFAEKLGMKVAS
- a CDS encoding efflux transporter outer membrane subunit; amino-acid sequence: MSRYAATLIAATLSVTLAGCRVGPNYVRPEFETDAAWAGSGEALFNQATPETIETWWLELGDPVLTGLIEEAFESNLDLATAFQNVRRFAALRGRAVAELFPDIDGTGSYNWERAGANGFPQTPNAESFETASIGGVFGWELDVWGRIGRLVESADADLAASVEDLRDVRVLIAAQVATDYVRLRTAQARREIAERNIEIQSQSLELTQVRANEGAAPRLDVAQAETNLATTQAELPSIDAEIRDSLLSLAVLLGKNPTALLDELAEPTPIPMPPTEISVGIPVDVIRRRPDVRSAERVLAAETARIGVETADLLPRFVLSGSFQYSAADGRTLFESNSYGFGFGPSFNWNLFNAGGERADIRAQEAAAEIAFIGYRASVLDAIQEVESSLYRHARQVEQTEALARASTAAAESAELSKELYLEGRTDFQNVLDSERQLFAAEDGLIQSQSDVTTTYIVLQRSLGGGWSPSPRDAESSDERSD